A single window of Gemmatimonadaceae bacterium DNA harbors:
- a CDS encoding prolyl oligopeptidase family serine peptidase: MRRLLAVTWFSCALAAPAAAQSRPAIAPADYGKWETPGPASLSPDGRWIAYTVQRVDEQVEVRVRRLDRDSTLVIANASAPVFNADSRWLAYTVSPTPAERERLERDRKPVRTSTGLLELGTLARHALAQSSSHRFSADGRHLAVRLVPTDAAKRDAADLLVRDLAAGTSQTIGNVASYAWSDRGAQLALALETDGQAGNGVQLLDAGNGRLRTLASSTDRYRGLAWRRGAMDLAVLRSQPTNGYRDSTNVVLAWRGVGSASERRFTLDPAGGRGVLATLRVAEQRKPEWRRDGRGLAIGLRPRLVTADTASPREKASDVQVWHARDVRPIPMQKVQEQADLRRTFYSVWWLDDDRVVQIGSALAEQVTVADTGNVALETNAERYAFGQMFGRPQRDIDVVDLASGQRKRVLSGTRFGALPSPDGRRVAWFSSGQWRFTDLVTGATQAATTPAGSGFTDTEDDHPVPERGPWGNAGWSSDSRWFIAYDRYDVWRLAADGSRAERLTSGAAERRVHRVLRTEPFDQRGPLDLARPVYLQVAGEWSKENGIARLVPGQGVQLVASGAAAFSRLLRADSAATVAWVRERFDEPPNWYVATPGPAGAARRVSDLDPFQADYAWGRAELVEFRSDSGRVLQGVLYYPANHDPSRKYPMIVNTYELMSGAIHNYVPPSERSYYNRTVWTSRGYFVFTPDVVFRAGDPGRSYLECVIPAVRAVIAMGVVDSARIGLVGHSWGGYEAAYAPTQTNLFATSIAGAAITNFLSFPGAFHWTPGMPELDHWETGQARMGKAPWEDFEGHVRNSPAAFVDKLQRPMLMMFGDADGTVDWHQGVEFYNFARRAGKEDFVMLVYPGEDHGLRKKENQVDYHRRILEWFGHWLKGEPAPAWIRSGVAWQRAAAGAER, translated from the coding sequence ATGCGCCGTCTCCTCGCCGTGACGTGGTTCAGTTGCGCGCTCGCCGCGCCTGCTGCTGCACAGTCCCGTCCCGCCATTGCTCCCGCCGACTACGGCAAGTGGGAGACCCCGGGCCCGGCGTCGCTCTCTCCGGACGGTCGGTGGATTGCGTACACCGTGCAGCGTGTGGACGAACAGGTGGAGGTGCGTGTGCGTCGGCTCGACCGCGACTCCACCCTCGTCATCGCCAACGCGTCGGCGCCGGTGTTCAACGCCGACTCGCGGTGGCTGGCATACACCGTGTCGCCAACGCCGGCGGAACGGGAACGGCTCGAACGCGACCGGAAACCGGTGCGCACGTCCACGGGTCTGCTCGAGCTCGGAACGCTCGCGCGCCACGCGCTGGCCCAGTCATCGTCCCATCGGTTCAGCGCCGACGGACGCCATCTCGCGGTGCGATTGGTGCCGACCGACGCGGCGAAGCGCGACGCGGCAGATCTGCTCGTGCGTGACCTGGCCGCCGGTACGAGCCAAACGATCGGCAACGTGGCGAGCTATGCGTGGTCCGATCGGGGGGCCCAGCTCGCTCTTGCGCTGGAGACCGACGGGCAGGCCGGCAACGGCGTGCAGCTGCTGGACGCTGGCAACGGACGTTTGCGGACGCTGGCCTCGTCCACCGATCGGTACCGCGGCCTGGCGTGGCGACGGGGCGCGATGGACCTGGCGGTGCTGCGCTCCCAGCCCACCAACGGCTACCGTGACAGCACGAACGTCGTCCTCGCCTGGCGCGGCGTGGGATCTGCCAGCGAACGTCGCTTCACCCTCGATCCGGCGGGCGGTCGTGGGGTGCTGGCGACGTTGCGCGTCGCCGAGCAGCGCAAACCCGAGTGGCGCCGCGACGGCCGAGGACTCGCGATCGGCCTTCGGCCACGCCTCGTCACGGCCGACACGGCATCGCCGCGCGAGAAGGCCTCGGACGTGCAGGTCTGGCACGCGCGAGACGTGCGTCCCATCCCGATGCAGAAGGTGCAGGAGCAGGCGGATCTGCGACGCACCTTCTATTCAGTCTGGTGGCTCGACGACGATCGGGTGGTGCAGATCGGCAGTGCGCTCGCCGAGCAAGTCACCGTCGCGGACACCGGCAACGTCGCCCTGGAGACCAACGCGGAGCGATACGCCTTTGGCCAGATGTTTGGTCGGCCGCAGCGCGACATCGATGTGGTCGACCTGGCCAGCGGGCAGCGGAAGCGTGTGCTCAGCGGAACGCGGTTTGGGGCGCTGCCCAGTCCCGATGGGCGCCGCGTGGCCTGGTTCAGCTCAGGGCAGTGGCGGTTCACGGACCTGGTCACCGGCGCCACCCAGGCGGCCACCACACCGGCGGGCAGCGGTTTCACGGATACCGAAGACGACCATCCGGTGCCGGAGCGCGGACCCTGGGGCAACGCGGGCTGGTCGTCCGACAGCCGCTGGTTCATCGCCTACGATCGCTACGACGTCTGGCGGCTGGCCGCGGACGGCTCGCGTGCCGAGCGCCTGACGAGTGGTGCGGCAGAGCGCCGGGTGCATCGCGTGCTTCGTACGGAACCGTTCGACCAGCGTGGCCCGCTGGACCTCGCGCGCCCCGTCTACCTGCAGGTTGCCGGTGAGTGGAGCAAGGAGAACGGCATTGCGCGTCTCGTTCCAGGGCAGGGCGTTCAGCTCGTTGCGAGTGGCGCGGCGGCATTCTCACGCTTGCTCCGAGCCGATAGTGCGGCGACCGTGGCGTGGGTGCGCGAGCGGTTCGACGAACCGCCCAACTGGTATGTAGCGACACCGGGTCCCGCGGGCGCGGCGCGCCGCGTGAGCGATCTCGATCCGTTCCAGGCCGACTACGCGTGGGGACGCGCCGAGCTGGTGGAGTTCAGGAGTGACTCGGGGCGCGTGCTGCAGGGGGTGCTGTATTACCCGGCCAACCACGACCCGTCGCGGAAGTACCCGATGATCGTGAACACGTACGAGCTCATGAGCGGTGCGATCCACAACTATGTGCCGCCTTCGGAGCGCTCGTACTACAACCGCACGGTGTGGACGAGCCGCGGCTACTTTGTCTTCACGCCCGACGTCGTGTTCCGCGCCGGCGATCCCGGTCGCTCGTACCTCGAGTGCGTGATTCCGGCGGTCCGCGCGGTGATCGCCATGGGTGTGGTGGACTCAGCCCGCATCGGACTGGTAGGGCATTCGTGGGGCGGCTACGAAGCGGCGTACGCGCCCACGCAGACCAATCTGTTCGCGACATCGATCGCCGGCGCGGCGATCACCAACTTTCTCTCGTTCCCGGGCGCGTTTCACTGGACGCCGGGCATGCCGGAGCTGGATCACTGGGAGACGGGGCAGGCGCGCATGGGCAAGGCGCCGTGGGAGGACTTCGAGGGCCACGTGCGCAACTCGCCCGCCGCGTTCGTGGACAAGCTGCAGCGCCCGATGCTCATGATGTTTGGCGACGCGGATGGCACCGTCGATTGGCATCAGGGCGTCGAGTTCTACAACTTCGCGCGCCGCGCCGGCAAGGAGGACTTCGTGATGCTCGTCTATCCCGGCGAGGATCACGGTCTGCGAAAGAAGGAGAACCAGGTGGACTACCACCGGCGCATCCTCGAGTGGTTCGGCCATTGGCTCAAGGGTGAGCCGGCGCCGGCGTGGATCCGAAGCGGTGTCGCGTGGCAGCGGGCGGCGGCCGGGGCCGAGCGATGA